Proteins encoded together in one bacterium window:
- the yidC gene encoding membrane protein insertase YidC, with protein MDRKLIYSVILSCLTVWGFHYFFGHKAAVEQGVVAVGQQAEVVTGNAIRVPAVENLHKQLQLDPNINEQKSVGEEVLVTLKTDLVEATFSSFGGVLKSMSFLQHQGKQHEPLQTLATHKVLKESKLQHSCFLLAFEENTPYNYSLLDHHQDNDKEVVVFGTQYAGWQIKKSYTLHKDSYKVDVVLDFIPQGRVQPLSPRLYFMAPYSPELVDDVIQPIMFNERNASLDIKTLDDVQGLAWYWAGKRIIFGASDRYFAHTLVSDDNKFVQRAYYNIVDQSAVMPILEGYQVTEAKTCAMSFYIGPKVYDHLAAVDEQLTDIMSFGWLSWLCKLMLKLLDYVYNFVGNYGLAIIVLSILLRLPFLPLSFYSRGIMESYQKHQPFIQRIRVKFKNNPQQMQQEIMRYHQDHNLPVAAPLIGCLPILLQLPILFSLYRVLSNYLDLYQAPFFGWIVDLSAKDPLYVLPILMGLSMVWQQSLTPGSDGRQRVVMGFSALVMTVVFAGFPAGLVLYWFMNNILTIAEDYLRRLVVR; from the coding sequence ATGGACAGAAAGCTTATTTATTCCGTTATTCTTTCGTGTTTGACTGTGTGGGGGTTTCATTATTTTTTTGGGCATAAAGCGGCGGTTGAACAAGGCGTTGTGGCAGTTGGGCAGCAAGCAGAAGTGGTTACTGGTAATGCGATTCGTGTGCCTGCAGTTGAAAATTTACACAAACAATTGCAGCTTGATCCAAATATTAACGAACAAAAGAGTGTAGGCGAAGAAGTTTTGGTTACGCTTAAGACCGATTTGGTTGAAGCGACTTTTTCAAGTTTTGGCGGCGTGTTGAAAAGCATGAGCTTCTTACAGCATCAAGGCAAGCAACATGAGCCATTGCAAACCCTTGCTACGCATAAAGTGCTTAAAGAATCCAAGTTGCAACATTCTTGTTTCTTGTTGGCGTTTGAAGAAAATACGCCGTACAACTATTCTTTGCTTGATCATCATCAAGATAATGATAAAGAAGTAGTGGTGTTTGGTACGCAGTATGCTGGCTGGCAGATTAAAAAAAGCTATACCTTGCACAAGGACAGCTACAAAGTTGATGTGGTATTAGATTTTATCCCACAGGGTAGAGTTCAGCCGCTTAGTCCGCGGCTTTATTTTATGGCGCCGTATAGCCCAGAACTGGTTGATGACGTTATTCAGCCAATTATGTTCAACGAACGGAATGCATCGCTTGATATTAAAACGTTAGACGATGTTCAAGGGTTGGCTTGGTATTGGGCTGGCAAGCGCATTATTTTTGGTGCAAGTGACCGTTATTTTGCCCACACGTTAGTGAGTGATGACAATAAATTTGTACAACGAGCTTATTATAATATTGTCGATCAATCCGCTGTTATGCCGATTCTTGAAGGTTATCAAGTGACTGAAGCCAAGACGTGTGCGATGTCATTTTATATTGGTCCAAAAGTGTATGATCACTTAGCAGCTGTTGACGAACAATTAACCGATATTATGTCTTTTGGCTGGCTTTCATGGTTGTGTAAGCTTATGCTTAAGCTTCTTGATTATGTGTATAATTTTGTTGGAAACTATGGGTTAGCGATTATTGTTTTGAGCATTTTGTTGCGGTTGCCATTTTTGCCCCTTTCTTTTTATTCCCGTGGCATTATGGAATCGTATCAAAAGCATCAACCATTTATTCAACGCATTCGAGTTAAATTTAAAAATAATCCGCAGCAGATGCAGCAAGAAATTATGCGTTATCATCAGGATCATAATTTGCCGGTTGCTGCACCATTGATTGGCTGTTTGCCTATTTTATTGCAGTTGCCGATATTATTCTCATTGTATCGTGTTTTAAGTAACTATCTTGATTTGTACCAAGCGCCATTTTTTGGCTGGATTGTTGATTTGTCTGCAAAAGATCCGTTGTATGTTTTACCTATTTTAATGGGGCTTTCCATGGTTTGGCAACAAAGTCTGACTCCTGGCAGTGATGGCCGCCAGCGCGTGGTGATGGGCTTTTCAGCTTTGGTTATGACGGTTGTTTTTGCTGGATTTCCCGCAGGGCTTGTGCTGTATTGGTTTATGAATAATATCTTGACGATTGCTGAAGATTATCTGCGTCGTCTTGTTGTTAGATAA
- the recR gene encoding recombination protein RecR gives MFELSPTLQKLVRQLNKVPYLASKNVYRVAMYFLNSSQEQVEQLCRTIIEAKEVIKPCEVCFNWTEGQALCSICTSTQRKKSTVCIVETWYDLYALERAGEFNGVYHVLGGSLCPLEGIGPENLTIEPLVKRLDGSITELIFATNATPEGEATASYIFSKIKHTGVAVSKLASGMPTGSSLEHMDRITLCKALSGRRPF, from the coding sequence GTGTTTGAGCTTTCTCCAACATTGCAAAAATTGGTACGGCAGCTGAATAAGGTGCCGTACCTTGCATCAAAAAATGTCTATCGAGTTGCTATGTATTTCTTAAACAGCAGCCAAGAACAAGTTGAGCAATTGTGCCGAACTATTATTGAAGCAAAAGAAGTTATTAAACCGTGCGAGGTTTGCTTTAATTGGACGGAAGGACAGGCATTGTGTTCGATATGCACCTCAACTCAACGAAAAAAATCAACCGTTTGTATTGTTGAAACGTGGTATGATTTATACGCGCTTGAACGAGCTGGCGAGTTTAATGGTGTGTACCATGTTTTGGGTGGTTCATTGTGTCCCTTGGAAGGTATCGGGCCTGAAAATCTTACCATAGAGCCTTTAGTTAAACGATTAGATGGTTCAATTACTGAGCTTATTTTTGCGACGAATGCAACGCCAGAAGGTGAGGCGACGGCGAGTTATATTTTTTCAAAAATAAAACATACTGGGGTTGCTGTTTCAAAATTGGCGAGTGGTATGCCAACGGGTTCAAGCCTGGAACATATGGATCGTATTACGTTGTGTAAAGCGTTGTCGGGTAGAAGGCCGTTTTGA
- a CDS encoding LPS-assembly protein LptD, with amino-acid sequence MHNVAESVKNLTIKSLAQSVQNQDIIIFEGQVEALIGKTFHLWADRVHVDKKNLIATAAGGSRTPVKLESNDFVMLADELVLDLAKKTGHAKNLKIHIQEGFLSADRAEKKSDNEWSMRDMVYTACDADHSHWHLSAVHAYVKSNYLVCVSGVLLRVGGLPIFGLPRMAFPIQGHSHSGFLIPKIYFDYDNGFGFKQEYYQYFGPHADTTLGIDWNDQKGIVFTDEFRWARSPESYALFKGHYAIVQNAYKQESGKIFSGTQHRYWVEGKDFYSFDLPALKAHVSSLLCVDFGTDKRIGYQFFNTIQDIDDVFYNAWLFRILWPRDVINLGMGRTRTQRQQFADLSGNEKEILNGLVTVAQLSDPKITPPLVQKKEYENRVIITQLPYFSWNSAYARWGGIFAWRHDLFVDQIDYREEELARLFVYSLFESEENIVPLNHAMLVRLNYQSWLQALFPWAGHALRVAVQPVAQVRSLIEKDRYLNNNVIEKRLFAHGSWRLFATSLVEWSLPELSFTSESWRSNYFVQPLVRWEYVPRFDQDHWFYIDKLDRFYAQNEISAGLSTSMMLNDVGLDIEVTQGYDFNRQCDIFPLKRGVGASRFLPFHCSASLQHSCLQSSVTQEWDIYAGKLMHSYFLNEFLADRVSLGAGYLYQAPDAQRRWGLLANTPHFLIFNGSMPLSKQFAVHYDGQFYAEKGKQFFGLAQIKPLLHKVRLEYEGHCWGFYVGYEEKKYREIGIEKSERALIFSLRLDSLGSFAKKFKRPKLHQ; translated from the coding sequence GTGCACAACGTAGCAGAATCTGTTAAAAATTTAACCATCAAAAGCCTTGCTCAGTCGGTGCAAAATCAAGATATTATTATCTTTGAGGGGCAGGTTGAGGCGCTGATTGGCAAGACGTTTCATTTGTGGGCCGATCGTGTTCACGTTGATAAAAAAAATCTCATTGCTACAGCGGCTGGCGGATCTAGGACTCCCGTGAAACTTGAAAGTAATGATTTTGTTATGTTGGCTGATGAACTTGTGCTCGATCTTGCAAAAAAAACGGGGCATGCTAAAAACTTAAAAATTCATATTCAAGAAGGCTTTTTGTCGGCTGATCGAGCAGAAAAAAAGAGTGATAATGAGTGGAGCATGCGCGATATGGTTTATACCGCATGTGACGCAGATCACAGCCATTGGCACTTGTCGGCCGTGCATGCGTATGTAAAAAGCAACTATCTGGTCTGTGTTTCTGGTGTTTTGTTGCGCGTTGGCGGGCTACCAATTTTTGGATTGCCACGTATGGCGTTTCCTATTCAAGGCCATTCGCATTCGGGTTTTTTGATACCAAAAATTTATTTTGATTATGATAATGGGTTTGGCTTTAAGCAGGAATATTATCAGTATTTTGGCCCGCATGCCGATACAACACTTGGCATCGATTGGAATGATCAAAAAGGGATTGTATTTACTGATGAGTTTCGTTGGGCTCGATCGCCAGAAAGTTATGCGCTTTTCAAGGGGCATTATGCCATTGTACAGAATGCGTACAAACAAGAGAGTGGCAAGATTTTTTCAGGCACCCAGCATCGTTACTGGGTCGAAGGTAAAGATTTTTATTCATTTGATCTGCCGGCTCTTAAGGCACACGTAAGCAGTCTTTTGTGTGTTGATTTTGGGACTGATAAGCGGATTGGGTACCAATTTTTTAATACCATTCAAGATATCGATGATGTGTTTTATAACGCATGGCTTTTTCGTATTTTATGGCCGCGGGATGTGATCAATTTGGGCATGGGCCGGACAAGAACACAACGGCAACAGTTTGCAGATTTATCGGGAAATGAAAAAGAAATTCTGAATGGCTTGGTAACGGTTGCTCAGCTGAGTGATCCCAAAATTACGCCGCCGCTTGTTCAAAAAAAAGAATATGAAAATCGAGTGATTATTACGCAGCTGCCGTATTTTTCTTGGAATTCTGCTTATGCAAGGTGGGGTGGAATTTTTGCGTGGCGGCACGATTTATTTGTCGATCAAATTGATTATCGCGAAGAAGAATTAGCGCGATTGTTTGTTTATTCGTTGTTTGAAAGTGAAGAAAATATTGTTCCGCTTAATCATGCAATGTTGGTGCGGTTGAATTATCAATCGTGGCTGCAAGCTCTTTTTCCGTGGGCGGGTCATGCACTTCGCGTTGCGGTTCAGCCAGTGGCTCAGGTTCGTAGTTTGATAGAAAAAGACCGATATTTAAACAATAATGTTATTGAAAAGCGCTTGTTCGCGCACGGTTCATGGCGCTTATTTGCAACTAGTTTGGTTGAGTGGTCACTGCCAGAGCTATCATTTACGAGCGAGTCGTGGCGGAGTAATTATTTTGTGCAGCCGCTGGTGCGTTGGGAATATGTGCCACGCTTTGATCAGGATCATTGGTTTTATATCGATAAGCTTGATCGATTTTATGCACAAAATGAAATTAGTGCGGGCTTAAGCACGTCGATGATGCTGAATGATGTTGGGCTTGATATTGAAGTAACGCAAGGATACGATTTTAATCGGCAGTGCGATATTTTTCCATTAAAAAGAGGGGTTGGCGCTAGTCGTTTTTTACCCTTTCATTGTTCAGCGTCTTTGCAGCATTCGTGCTTACAATCAAGCGTTACGCAAGAGTGGGATATTTATGCCGGTAAATTGATGCATTCTTATTTTTTAAATGAGTTTTTAGCCGATCGAGTGAGTTTGGGGGCTGGCTATTTGTATCAAGCGCCTGATGCTCAGCGGCGTTGGGGGCTGCTTGCTAACACACCACATTTTTTAATATTTAATGGTTCGATGCCATTGAGCAAGCAATTTGCGGTTCATTATGATGGACAGTTTTATGCAGAAAAGGGCAAGCAATTTTTTGGATTAGCTCAAATTAAGCCTTTGTTGCATAAAGTACGCCTTGAGTATGAAGGTCATTGCTGGGGTTTTTATGTGGGCTATGAAGAGAAAAAATATCGAGAAATAGGTATTGAGAAAAGTGAACGGGCGTTGATTTTTTCTTTGCGGCTTGATTCTCTGGGTTCATTTGCCAAAAAATTTAAACGACCTAAACTTCATCAATAA
- a CDS encoding aminopeptidase P family protein, with amino-acid sequence MIDTMLKLDYARFKNRRKKLREFIKKQYPELDKGVFVLGAGFEQERHRFRQESSFFYLTGLHEPAAVLCMYLDGREVLYLPNFGNERAKWVEVHIDILTDPALVGVDAICHLSEPVRGYSYSPFFDAASYQHLLKDLEPYIASDAPLLTLLDTNAPYFEQIKLVEKWLEHLPHSKNHVKDVAPLLHHLRRIKDEHELSELVKAVAITEKAQYKALEAIKPGVYEYQIRAIIEHTFIEQGATRPSFPSIVASGKNSTVLHYTASGRQLEKNDLVVVDIGAEYGCYAADLTRTYPVGGVFSPRQREIYEAVLATQEYVAACAKPGMFLRNSQQKEQSLHYLAVEFLRKRGFAQYFPHGLGHYLGLDVHDVGDYTRPLEVGDVFTIEPGIYIPAESLGVRIEDDYVMRAHGVECLSAALPKKIDEIEALMVKQTRKI; translated from the coding sequence ATGATTGATACCATGCTTAAACTCGACTATGCGCGTTTTAAAAATCGCCGAAAAAAATTACGAGAATTTATTAAAAAACAGTATCCAGAGCTTGATAAGGGTGTTTTTGTTTTAGGCGCTGGCTTTGAACAAGAGCGACATCGTTTTCGTCAAGAGAGCTCGTTTTTTTATTTGACCGGGCTTCATGAGCCGGCGGCGGTTTTGTGTATGTATCTTGATGGCCGTGAAGTTTTGTATCTTCCAAATTTTGGGAATGAACGTGCAAAATGGGTGGAAGTTCATATTGATATACTAACTGATCCAGCGCTTGTTGGCGTTGACGCCATTTGTCATTTGAGTGAGCCTGTGCGTGGTTACTCGTATTCACCTTTTTTTGATGCTGCTTCTTATCAGCACTTGTTAAAAGATTTGGAACCGTATATTGCTAGTGACGCGCCATTGTTGACGCTACTTGATACTAATGCGCCGTATTTTGAACAAATTAAGCTTGTTGAAAAATGGTTAGAACATTTACCGCATAGTAAAAACCATGTCAAAGATGTTGCGCCGTTGCTCCATCATTTGCGTCGGATTAAAGATGAGCATGAATTGAGTGAGCTTGTAAAAGCTGTGGCCATTACCGAAAAGGCTCAATATAAGGCTCTGGAAGCTATTAAGCCGGGTGTTTATGAATATCAAATACGAGCAATTATTGAACATACCTTCATTGAACAAGGAGCTACGCGACCATCGTTTCCAAGTATTGTGGCCAGCGGCAAAAATTCAACCGTGTTGCATTATACTGCTAGTGGCAGGCAGCTTGAAAAAAATGATTTGGTCGTTGTTGATATTGGTGCTGAGTATGGTTGTTATGCGGCTGATTTAACGCGAACCTATCCAGTTGGAGGAGTGTTTTCTCCGCGACAGCGTGAAATTTATGAAGCGGTACTGGCAACACAAGAATATGTTGCCGCGTGTGCAAAACCTGGGATGTTTTTGCGAAATAGCCAGCAAAAAGAACAATCGCTCCATTATTTAGCGGTAGAGTTTTTACGAAAGCGTGGTTTTGCTCAGTATTTTCCGCATGGGCTTGGCCACTATTTAGGACTTGATGTTCACGACGTTGGCGACTATACCCGTCCGCTTGAAGTAGGCGATGTTTTTACCATTGAGCCGGGCATTTATATCCCAGCAGAATCGTTGGGCGTGCGCATTGAGGATGATTATGTTATGCGTGCTCATGGCGTGGAATGTTTAAGTGCTGCCCTCCCCAAAAAAATTGATGAGATTGAAGCGTTAATGGTCAAACAAACAAGAAAAATTTAG
- a CDS encoding CTP synthase produces the protein MRKKGTKFIVVTGGVCSSIGKGVLVSSLGVLLKNAGYSVSVIKWDPYLNVDPGTMSPLEHGEVFVTHDGAETDLDLGHYERTLGISLSRDSSVSSGQIFKSILDGEREGKFLGKCIQLVPHVVDAIKSRLFAFALNHDVDFVLLEIGGTVGDIEGKVFLEAIRQIRSDLQPAHIFHGHLSYVPRLEWTGEVKTKPTQHSVNALKEEGLVPDCIFLRAAFAIGQQQRRKLATMCGVAEDLIFEVLTYKPVYPLFIDLQKQGVSKRIQEYFGILAAKSSNLSQWQELIDRINACKKVVKVALVAKYVGSNDPYISVIEAIKSAGYAHDVAIDIVVIDAEKLEGARNSENWDLLKSVDGIIIPGGFDKRGGEGKMAAVRWAREQNVPYLGLCLGMQVMLIEFGRSLVQLEQANTTEFDKNTPHPVISLLEEQAKVVTKGASMRLGEYACKLVPGTKSAQAYGQDVVSERHRHRYEFNNKYKAAYEAQGVVFAGLNPESGLVEIAELQGHPFMVGVQFHPEFLSSPLKPHALFKAFVGAVLEQINKK, from the coding sequence GTGCGTAAAAAAGGGACGAAGTTTATTGTAGTTACCGGTGGTGTTTGTTCTTCAATTGGCAAGGGTGTGTTGGTTTCATCATTGGGTGTTTTGCTTAAGAATGCAGGCTATTCTGTTTCGGTAATTAAGTGGGATCCCTACTTAAATGTTGATCCCGGTACTATGTCACCACTTGAGCATGGCGAGGTTTTTGTTACGCATGATGGGGCTGAAACAGATCTTGATTTGGGCCATTATGAGCGTACTTTGGGTATAAGTTTATCGCGTGATTCGTCAGTTTCTTCTGGCCAAATCTTTAAAAGTATTTTAGATGGTGAGCGTGAAGGTAAATTTCTTGGTAAATGTATTCAACTGGTGCCGCATGTTGTTGATGCGATTAAATCGCGGCTTTTTGCATTTGCTTTAAATCACGATGTTGATTTTGTTTTGCTTGAAATTGGTGGGACGGTTGGCGATATTGAAGGTAAAGTTTTTCTTGAAGCGATTCGTCAAATTCGGAGTGATCTGCAACCAGCACATATATTTCATGGTCATTTAAGTTATGTTCCACGTTTAGAATGGACTGGTGAAGTTAAAACGAAGCCAACCCAGCATAGCGTTAACGCGTTAAAAGAAGAGGGCCTGGTGCCTGATTGTATCTTTTTACGTGCTGCTTTTGCCATTGGGCAGCAGCAGCGTCGTAAGCTTGCAACGATGTGTGGCGTAGCTGAAGATTTGATTTTTGAAGTTTTAACTTATAAGCCTGTTTATCCGTTGTTTATTGATTTGCAAAAACAAGGGGTGAGTAAGCGTATTCAGGAGTATTTTGGTATTTTGGCGGCAAAGTCATCAAATTTATCACAGTGGCAAGAGCTTATTGATCGTATCAATGCTTGCAAAAAGGTTGTTAAAGTTGCTTTGGTAGCAAAATATGTTGGCAGTAATGATCCATACATCAGTGTCATTGAAGCGATTAAGTCTGCCGGCTATGCGCATGATGTTGCGATTGATATAGTAGTCATAGACGCTGAAAAGCTTGAAGGGGCTCGCAATTCCGAAAATTGGGATTTATTAAAGTCTGTTGATGGAATTATTATTCCGGGTGGTTTTGATAAGCGTGGCGGAGAGGGCAAAATGGCGGCCGTACGTTGGGCGCGTGAACAGAATGTGCCATATTTAGGTTTGTGCCTGGGTATGCAGGTTATGCTCATAGAATTTGGTCGGTCTCTCGTTCAGCTTGAGCAAGCAAATACGACGGAATTTGATAAAAATACTCCTCATCCGGTGATTTCTTTACTTGAAGAGCAGGCAAAGGTAGTGACAAAAGGGGCATCAATGCGGCTTGGAGAATATGCTTGTAAATTAGTACCCGGCACCAAATCGGCCCAGGCTTATGGGCAAGATGTGGTTTCAGAACGGCATAGGCATCGGTATGAATTTAACAATAAATACAAGGCTGCCTATGAGGCACAGGGGGTTGTTTTTGCTGGACTTAACCCTGAATCAGGACTTGTTGAAATTGCCGAATTACAAGGACATCCGTTCATGGTTGGGGTGCAATTTCATCCTGAGTTTTTGTCAAGTCCGCTTAAGCCGCATGCATTGTTTAAGGCTTTTGTTGGCGCCGTTCTTGAACAAATAAATAAGAAGTAA
- the rplM gene encoding 50S ribosomal protein L13: MNKTFMLRKEDRKPEWHVIDASGLVLGRLATRVADVLRGKNRPEFTPHEDAGDYVVIINCEKIMLTGDKVNQKIYTAFSGFRGGLKKLTARQVFDRDPAMIIEKAVKGMLPKNKLSDRIIKKLKVYKGSEHPHQAQI, encoded by the coding sequence ATGAATAAAACGTTTATGTTAAGAAAAGAAGATCGTAAGCCAGAATGGCATGTGATTGATGCTTCAGGGCTTGTTTTGGGACGTCTTGCGACGCGCGTTGCTGATGTTTTGCGCGGCAAAAATCGCCCAGAATTTACGCCGCATGAAGATGCTGGTGACTATGTTGTTATCATCAACTGTGAAAAGATTATGTTGACTGGTGATAAAGTAAACCAAAAGATTTATACCGCATTTTCTGGTTTTAGAGGCGGTCTTAAGAAATTGACAGCGCGTCAAGTTTTTGATAGAGATCCAGCCATGATTATTGAAAAGGCTGTTAAGGGTATGTTGCCAAAAAATAAATTGAGCGACAGAATCATTAAAAAATTGAAAGTCTATAAAGGCTCTGAGCATCCTCATCAAGCTCAAATTTAA
- the lpxC gene encoding UDP-3-O-[3-hydroxymyristoyl] N-acetylglucosamine deacetylase yields MNTVQQTLKQELVFSGIGVHSGLFSSVKLIPAPADTGIVFRHEQFPDDSFCVGKVVPEIALHATVIKHGKWMISTIEHLMAALMMMSVDNVIVVVDGVEIPILDGSAFPFVQGIMHSGLQPQNQLKKFLTPTRVLTFELEDRFLQISPAVSGSDPMLFIDYTAEFDNHTKNVAQLSGVVTQDFFEREVAPARTFGYVGQLPFLRKHGLAQGTSLGNTVVAGDEGYINDVRYHDEFVRHKFLDLIGDLSLLGRSLIGSISARKTGHSFNRLVIQHYCQHPTEWLVI; encoded by the coding sequence ATGAATACAGTACAGCAGACATTAAAACAAGAACTTGTTTTTTCAGGCATTGGGGTACATTCGGGCCTCTTTTCATCGGTTAAGTTAATTCCTGCACCAGCTGATACGGGCATTGTTTTTCGACATGAACAATTTCCAGATGATTCCTTTTGTGTTGGTAAGGTTGTGCCTGAAATTGCGTTACATGCTACTGTTATTAAGCATGGTAAGTGGATGATTAGTACCATCGAACACTTAATGGCGGCTTTAATGATGATGAGCGTTGATAATGTTATTGTTGTTGTTGACGGGGTCGAAATTCCTATTCTTGACGGCAGTGCGTTTCCGTTTGTTCAAGGGATTATGCATAGTGGCTTACAGCCTCAGAATCAGTTAAAAAAATTTCTGACGCCAACGCGTGTTTTAACATTTGAGCTTGAAGATCGCTTTTTGCAAATTTCACCTGCTGTTTCAGGTTCTGATCCCATGCTTTTTATTGATTATACCGCTGAGTTTGATAATCATACCAAAAATGTAGCGCAGCTGAGTGGGGTAGTTACACAAGATTTTTTTGAGCGTGAAGTAGCACCTGCTCGAACTTTTGGTTATGTTGGGCAGTTGCCATTTTTAAGAAAACATGGTTTGGCTCAGGGAACATCGCTGGGGAATACTGTTGTTGCTGGGGACGAGGGGTATATAAATGATGTGCGGTATCATGATGAATTTGTTCGCCATAAATTTTTAGATTTGATTGGTGATTTGAGTTTGTTGGGGCGATCGCTTATTGGTTCTATTTCTGCCAGAAAGACGGGGCATAGTTTTAATCGGTTGGTGATTCAACATTACTGTCAGCATCCAACTGAGTGGCTTGTGATTTAA